The Triticum dicoccoides isolate Atlit2015 ecotype Zavitan chromosome 6A, WEW_v2.0, whole genome shotgun sequence genome has a window encoding:
- the LOC119314606 gene encoding NAC domain-containing protein 92-like: MGLRDIEMTLPPGFRFYPSDEELVCHYLLSKVANQRLSGGAAGTMVEVDLHVHEPWELPDVAKLTTNEWYFFSFRDRKYTTGLRTNRATRSGYWKATGKDRVIRSLRSSSSRSGHDAIVGMRKTLVFYRGRAPNGIKTCWVMHEFRIENPHSPPKEDWVLCRVFHQKKADTEYAMDGKQEPGGGGVAHKAAAVSGSNYVSSSSCYDPDQYQHSPSAPFPSLGAGGHHYQITSCDHHHPDGAAGVLHSNVDAFAGMPQLLSYETTLDFSQLLQGGGSAAAGLRDGADDQCGGALMDLGLQVQEAHYNYNSLM, translated from the exons ATGGGGCTGCGGGACATCGAGATGACGCTGCCGCCGGGGTTCCGGTTCTACCCGAGCGACGAGGAGCTGGTGTGCCACTACCTGCTCAGCAAGGTGGCCAACCAGCGCCTCTCCGGAGGAGCCGCCGGGACCATGGTGGAGGTCGATCTGCACGTCCACGAGCCATGGGAGCTGCCAg ACGTGGCGAAGCTGACCACGAACGAGTGGTACTTCTTCAGCTTCCGTGACCGCAAGTATACGACGGGGCTCCGCACCAACCGCGCCACCAGGTCCGGCTACTGGAAGGCCACCGGCAAGGACCGCGTCATCCGCAGCCTGAGGTCGTCCTCTTCCCGCTCCGGTCATGACGCCATTGTCGGCATGCGCAAGACCCTCGTCTTCTACCGCGGCCGCGCCCCCAACGGCATCAAGACCTGCTGGGTCATGCACGAGTTCCGTATCGAGAACCCTCACTCCCCACCCAAG GAGGACTGGGTGCTGTGCAGAGTTTTCCACCAGAAGAAAGCCGACACGGAGTACGCCATGGACGGCAAGCAggagcccggcggcggcggcgtggctcaCAAGGCTGCTGCCGTGAGCGGATCCAACTACGTAAGCTCCTCGTCCTGCTACGATCCGGATCAGTATCAGCACTCGCCTTCCGCGCCGTTCCCTTCCCTTGGCGCTGGCGGCCACCATTACCAGATCACGTCCTGTGATCATCACCACCCCGACGGTGCAGCAGGCGTCTTGCACAGCAATGTGGACGCTTTCGCCGGCATGCCGCAGCTGCTGAGCTACGAAACTACCCTCGACTTCAGCCAGCTACTCCAGGGCGGCGGCAGTGCAGCGGCGGGTTTGAGAGACGGCGCCGATGATCAGTGTGGCGGGGCGCTGATGGATCTAGGGCTGCAGGTGCAGGAGGCGCACTACAACTACAACAGCTTGATGTAG